Proteins encoded together in one Aminipila butyrica window:
- the minD gene encoding septum site-determining protein MinD → MGKVILIASGKGGVGKTVFTANAGAALAQKGYKVVLIDMDMGLRNLDLCLGLENKVVYDIADALTGLCRIKQALIRDRRFEELYFISAAHHRDKGDLTPLHMQVLCEKLKARFDYVLVDAPSGIGDGLKMAAAGADTGVIITTPEHVAVRDADTLDRILQGMNIKERMYIVNKVKADLMNLGVVPNISEINDMLKMPMTGIIQYDDNIHIAANNGIPVVLKKGTYIAENFSHIVERMVEIKP, encoded by the coding sequence ATGGGCAAAGTTATTTTGATAGCATCTGGAAAAGGCGGGGTGGGCAAGACAGTCTTTACCGCAAACGCCGGTGCTGCGCTGGCACAAAAAGGGTACAAGGTGGTCCTGATCGATATGGACATGGGACTGCGCAATTTAGATTTGTGCCTGGGCCTGGAAAATAAAGTTGTCTATGATATCGCCGATGCCCTTACCGGTCTATGCCGGATTAAGCAGGCCTTGATCCGGGACAGGCGGTTTGAAGAGCTCTACTTCATTTCTGCTGCTCATCATCGGGACAAGGGCGATTTGACGCCGTTGCACATGCAGGTGCTCTGCGAAAAATTGAAAGCCCGTTTTGACTATGTGCTGGTGGATGCACCCTCTGGTATTGGAGATGGTTTGAAAATGGCCGCCGCCGGTGCGGACACCGGGGTTATCATCACCACCCCCGAGCACGTGGCGGTCCGGGATGCAGATACCCTGGACCGGATTTTGCAAGGGATGAACATCAAGGAACGGATGTACATTGTCAACAAAGTAAAGGCTGACTTGATGAACTTAGGGGTGGTGCCCAACATCAGCGAGATTAATGACATGTTGAAGATGCCGATGACGGGTATTATCCAATACGACGATAACATTCACATTGCTGCCAATAATGGTATTCCGGTGGTCCTGAAAAAGGGCACCTACATAGCGGAGAACTTCAGTCACATTGTGGAACGGATGGTGGAAATAAAGCCATGA
- a CDS encoding acyl-CoA dehydrogenase → MNFQLTKEQEFVRKMVREFAVNEVEPLAAEIDQEHRFPVETVEKMAKYGLLGVPFPTEYGGAGGDALSYAITVEELSRVCASTGVICSAHTSLCCWPIFAWGTEEQKKKYLPDLLSGKKLGAFGLTEPNAGTDAAGQQTRAIKDGDHYILNGAKVFITNGGYAETFVVMAMTDKSKGTRGGISAFIVEKDDEGFSIGKTEDKMGICASSTTELVMVNCRIPADRMLGGIGDGFKVAMSTLDGGRIGIASQALGIAQGAFDVTVEYMKARKQFGKKLSQMQALQFEVADMKTRIEASRLLIYQAADLKEKHLPYGTQSAMAKLFAAETAMHVTTKCVQLHGGYGYTKDYPVERMMRDAKITEIYEGTSEVQKIVIAAAVLGK, encoded by the coding sequence ATGAACTTTCAACTAACGAAAGAACAAGAATTTGTAAGAAAAATGGTAAGAGAGTTTGCTGTTAATGAAGTTGAACCGCTGGCTGCTGAAATTGATCAGGAGCACAGATTTCCGGTTGAAACAGTTGAAAAAATGGCAAAATACGGTCTGCTTGGCGTTCCGTTCCCTACTGAATACGGTGGAGCTGGCGGAGATGCTCTCTCCTATGCCATCACAGTAGAAGAACTGTCCAGAGTATGTGCGTCAACAGGCGTTATCTGCTCCGCCCACACATCCCTTTGTTGCTGGCCAATCTTTGCTTGGGGTACAGAAGAACAGAAGAAGAAGTACCTGCCGGACCTGTTATCAGGCAAGAAGCTGGGTGCGTTCGGTTTAACTGAGCCAAATGCAGGTACAGATGCTGCTGGACAGCAGACGAGAGCTATAAAAGACGGCGATCATTACATCCTGAACGGTGCAAAAGTGTTCATTACTAACGGCGGATACGCTGAAACGTTCGTGGTAATGGCTATGACTGATAAATCCAAGGGAACCAGAGGCGGCATTTCTGCATTTATCGTAGAAAAGGACGACGAAGGCTTCTCCATTGGAAAGACCGAAGACAAGATGGGTATTTGCGCATCTTCTACTACAGAGCTGGTTATGGTAAACTGCAGAATTCCTGCTGACAGAATGTTAGGCGGAATTGGCGACGGCTTCAAAGTTGCTATGTCAACACTGGACGGCGGCCGTATCGGTATCGCATCTCAGGCGCTGGGTATTGCACAGGGCGCATTTGATGTAACTGTAGAATACATGAAGGCTAGAAAGCAGTTTGGTAAGAAGCTGTCTCAGATGCAGGCGCTGCAGTTTGAGGTTGCTGACATGAAGACTCGCATTGAAGCTTCCAGACTTTTGATTTACCAGGCAGCAGATCTGAAGGAAAAGCACCTTCCTTATGGTACACAATCTGCTATGGCGAAGCTGTTTGCAGCAGAAACTGCTATGCATGTAACGACTAAGTGCGTTCAGTTACACGGCGGTTATGGTTACACGAAGGATTATCCAGTAGAGCGAATGATGAGAGACGCGAAGATTACTGAAATCTACGAAGGAACATCTGAAGTTCAGAAGATCGTCATTGCAGCAGCTGTACTGGGTAAATAA
- the spoIIAA gene encoding anti-sigma F factor antagonist, whose amino-acid sequence MQTYLDFQMKDDVLIVSIVGDLDHHQATQAREEIDRTMDAFKSKNMILNFSKVEFMDSSGIGVVMGRYNKVKERGGEIRICGCSKYVRLILEMAGIFTIIRCCDDLYEALETFQVMEEQMEVSANGK is encoded by the coding sequence ATGCAGACTTATTTGGACTTTCAGATGAAAGACGATGTTTTGATAGTAAGTATCGTAGGCGATCTGGATCATCATCAGGCAACTCAAGCCAGAGAAGAAATTGACCGGACGATGGACGCCTTCAAGAGTAAAAATATGATTTTAAATTTTTCAAAAGTGGAGTTTATGGACAGCTCCGGCATCGGGGTCGTCATGGGAAGATATAACAAGGTGAAGGAACGAGGCGGTGAGATTCGAATCTGCGGCTGCTCTAAATACGTGCGGCTTATACTGGAAATGGCAGGAATCTTTACCATCATCCGCTGCTGCGATGACTTGTACGAAGCCCTAGAGACCTTTCAGGTAATGGAAGAACAGATGGAGGTATCAGCCAATGGTAAATAA
- the thiI gene encoding tRNA uracil 4-sulfurtransferase ThiI, giving the protein MTDDRNIFIVRCGEVALKGMNKPYFERMLVDRIKKMLKRFEGAEVRRHEGLIFVRTDKSYPKAEVIGQISKVFGVASISPALEVESDMEKIGEAAVAVMSQLIEEKGVKTFKVEAKRADKTFPVTSPEIGRQIGAKILIGCKVLKVDVHNPECLLFVDVRREKSYIYEQKISGFGGLPLGTNGKGMVLLSGGIDSPVAAWMMAKRGMMIEAVHFHSYPYTSERAQEKVEQLAGIVATYCGRFKMHVINLLPIQEQIVQNCPEEETTILVRRFMMRIAEQVAQNTGCTMLITGENLGQVASQTAESLVVTDASVQMPVMRPLIAMDKVDIMDKAQEIGTFETSIQPYEDCCTVFLPKHPSTKPKLEKILESESRLQVEELIEAAIASKEMVHIFPRD; this is encoded by the coding sequence ATGACAGATGATCGAAATATTTTTATTGTGCGCTGCGGGGAAGTAGCCCTGAAAGGCATGAACAAGCCGTACTTTGAGCGGATGCTGGTAGATCGGATTAAGAAGATGCTGAAGCGGTTTGAAGGAGCCGAGGTTCGGCGCCACGAGGGTCTGATCTTTGTGCGGACGGACAAGAGCTACCCTAAGGCCGAGGTAATCGGGCAGATCTCCAAGGTCTTCGGTGTAGCCTCCATCAGTCCTGCTTTGGAAGTGGAGTCGGATATGGAGAAGATTGGAGAGGCGGCTGTAGCGGTTATGTCTCAGCTGATTGAGGAAAAAGGTGTAAAAACTTTTAAGGTGGAAGCAAAAAGAGCGGATAAAACCTTTCCAGTTACCTCGCCGGAAATCGGCCGGCAGATTGGTGCCAAGATTCTCATCGGCTGTAAGGTGTTGAAGGTAGATGTGCACAATCCGGAGTGTCTGCTGTTCGTGGATGTACGGCGGGAGAAGTCCTATATTTACGAGCAGAAAATTTCTGGATTTGGCGGACTGCCGTTAGGAACCAATGGCAAGGGGATGGTGCTGTTGTCTGGAGGCATTGATTCGCCGGTGGCGGCTTGGATGATGGCCAAGCGGGGCATGATGATTGAGGCTGTCCACTTTCATTCTTATCCTTACACCAGTGAGCGGGCTCAGGAAAAGGTGGAACAGCTGGCAGGTATTGTCGCCACCTACTGCGGTCGTTTTAAAATGCACGTGATTAACCTGCTTCCGATTCAGGAGCAGATTGTTCAGAACTGTCCAGAGGAGGAAACCACTATTCTGGTTCGACGGTTCATGATGCGAATTGCGGAGCAGGTAGCTCAGAACACCGGCTGCACCATGCTGATTACCGGTGAGAATTTAGGCCAGGTGGCTAGTCAGACAGCAGAATCCTTGGTGGTCACCGATGCTTCCGTACAAATGCCAGTTATGAGACCGCTGATTGCCATGGACAAGGTGGATATAATGGACAAGGCTCAGGAGATTGGAACTTTCGAGACGTCTATCCAGCCCTATGAGGATTGCTGCACGGTATTTTTGCCGAAACATCCTAGCACCAAACCTAAGCTGGAAAAAATCTTGGAATCGGAAAGCCGCTTGCAGGTGGAAGAACTCATTGAAGCGGCCATCGCTTCCAAGGAAATGGTCCACATATTTCCCCGAGATTAG
- the rodA gene encoding rod shape-determining protein RodA: MKYFWNLFKNIDRALVILPLCFALISIVMISSTASEGHFVFNKYVTIQIVAYFLGFAAIALVLLIDYKVFENWERPLYITSVLVLLTVYIPHLGVEQYGSRAWINLGIMNFQPSEIVKITFVILLALYFRRNHDNLWSYKGVLMSALYASPFIVIVLKEDLGGAIVLCFIWLAMVFYAGIDYRILGKFSCLFAISLPIVYRFMASHQKERIDAFLHPTNLGLGGNYQVWQSKVAIGSGGFFGKGLFQGTQKELKFVPVQKSDFIYSVIVEELGMIGGAVVILLYAIFLYRIAKIAYNAKDDFGALIAVGFIGMFGFQVFENIAMTMGIMPVTGITLPFISYGGSSVLANLIALGLILNVGIRSKIINF, from the coding sequence ATGAAGTATTTTTGGAATCTCTTTAAAAATATAGACCGAGCTTTGGTAATTTTACCACTGTGCTTCGCACTTATCAGCATTGTCATGATCAGCAGCACGGCTTCCGAGGGGCATTTTGTGTTCAACAAGTATGTGACTATTCAAATAGTAGCTTACTTCTTGGGATTTGCAGCCATAGCGCTGGTCCTGCTCATCGACTATAAGGTATTTGAAAACTGGGAAAGGCCCCTATACATTACGTCTGTCTTAGTGCTGCTGACTGTCTACATTCCCCACTTGGGCGTCGAACAATACGGCTCCAGAGCTTGGATAAACCTGGGCATCATGAATTTTCAACCTTCAGAAATTGTTAAGATAACTTTTGTAATTCTCTTAGCTCTGTACTTCCGACGAAATCATGACAACCTGTGGAGCTATAAGGGAGTACTAATGTCAGCCTTGTACGCCTCTCCCTTTATTGTCATCGTCCTCAAGGAGGATTTAGGCGGAGCCATTGTCCTCTGCTTCATCTGGCTGGCCATGGTCTTTTATGCGGGTATTGATTATCGTATTTTAGGCAAGTTTTCCTGCCTCTTTGCCATCTCGCTGCCCATCGTGTACCGATTCATGGCTTCTCATCAAAAGGAGCGGATCGATGCCTTTCTCCACCCGACCAACCTGGGGCTAGGGGGCAACTATCAGGTTTGGCAGTCCAAAGTAGCCATTGGCTCCGGTGGTTTTTTCGGCAAGGGTCTTTTCCAAGGTACTCAGAAAGAACTAAAATTTGTGCCCGTACAGAAATCGGACTTTATCTATTCCGTCATCGTAGAGGAATTAGGCATGATTGGTGGTGCAGTGGTCATCCTGTTGTACGCCATTTTCCTCTACCGCATTGCCAAGATTGCTTACAACGCAAAAGATGATTTTGGGGCCTTGATTGCTGTGGGTTTCATCGGCATGTTTGGCTTCCAAGTGTTTGAAAATATTGCCATGACCATGGGCATTATGCCGGTTACCGGTATCACCTTGCCTTTTATCAGCTATGGTGGTTCCTCCGTACTGGCCAATCTGATTGCTTTAGGCCTGATTCTCAACGTAGGAATCCGCAGCAAGATTATTAACTTTTAA
- the spoIIAB gene encoding anti-sigma F factor: MVNKVKIEFLSLSANESFARTAVAGFFAELDPTIEEIAEIKTSVSEAVSNAIIHGYKNEPTGVVSVECSYDEDRTIFLSVEDSGVGIEDIQKAREPLFTTGSTEERAGMGFTVMESFTDRVEVTSKPGEGTRVSMMKKLDAGYEL; this comes from the coding sequence ATGGTAAATAAGGTAAAGATTGAATTTTTAAGTCTCTCTGCCAACGAGAGCTTTGCCAGAACAGCGGTGGCCGGATTCTTTGCGGAGCTGGATCCCACCATTGAGGAGATTGCCGAAATTAAGACCAGCGTGTCGGAGGCCGTGAGCAATGCCATCATCCACGGTTATAAAAATGAACCCACTGGCGTAGTCTCGGTGGAATGCAGTTACGACGAAGATCGGACCATTTTTTTGTCTGTTGAGGACAGCGGAGTGGGCATTGAAGATATTCAAAAGGCCAGGGAGCCCTTGTTCACCACCGGGAGTACGGAAGAACGGGCTGGTATGGGTTTCACCGTTATGGAGAGCTTCACAGACCGGGTGGAAGTAACCTCTAAGCCGGGAGAGGGAACTAGGGTATCGATGATGAAGAAGTTGGATGCCGGGTATGAGCTATAG
- a CDS encoding cysteine desulfurase family protein — MFVYLDNSSTTKPYREAAERMMIFLQEDFGNPSSLHRLGLTAEKAVKAARKSLGDAMGAREEEIIFTSGGTEADNTALIGAAAARQRRGRKVITTAVEHPAVLEAVERLAHTGFTVERIGVDQKGLVDMDALAAALSEDTILISVMGVNNEVGTIQPIQEIGSLRQVYNEKHGTDILFHTDAVQAFGKLPVLARDADLISLSGHKIHGPKGIGALYIRKGLSIEPYLLGGGQERHLRSGTENVPAIAGFGQAVQQMSSRMEERMKAVSAARARLLGGIQAEIPEVRLNSPETDSLGWDGGLCCPSVLNVSFLGTRGEVLLHSLEQADIYVSTGSACSSNKKGQSHVLRAMGLKDKEIEGAIRFSFSEFNTMEEIDYVVEQLKQAVGRFRKLGSFR, encoded by the coding sequence ATGTTTGTATATTTGGATAACAGCTCGACCACCAAGCCATACCGGGAGGCAGCGGAGCGGATGATGATTTTCCTCCAAGAGGATTTTGGCAATCCCTCTTCTCTGCACCGACTGGGATTGACGGCGGAAAAAGCGGTAAAGGCAGCCAGAAAAAGTCTAGGGGATGCCATGGGAGCCAGGGAAGAAGAAATCATTTTTACTTCCGGCGGTACAGAAGCAGACAATACGGCTTTAATCGGAGCAGCTGCTGCCCGTCAACGTCGGGGACGGAAGGTAATCACCACGGCAGTGGAGCATCCGGCTGTGCTGGAGGCTGTCGAACGGCTGGCACACACCGGATTTACCGTAGAGCGTATCGGCGTGGATCAAAAAGGTCTGGTGGATATGGATGCGTTAGCAGCAGCCCTGTCTGAGGATACTATTCTCATTTCCGTCATGGGGGTAAACAACGAGGTGGGTACCATTCAACCTATTCAGGAGATTGGCAGCCTCCGTCAAGTGTACAATGAAAAGCACGGTACGGATATTCTTTTCCATACCGATGCCGTGCAGGCTTTCGGCAAGCTGCCGGTTTTAGCTCGGGATGCCGATCTGATTTCCCTCAGCGGTCATAAGATTCACGGGCCTAAGGGTATCGGTGCATTGTACATTCGCAAGGGATTGTCTATAGAGCCCTATCTGCTGGGAGGAGGCCAGGAACGGCACCTGCGGTCGGGAACAGAAAATGTGCCGGCTATCGCGGGTTTTGGACAGGCCGTACAGCAAATGAGCAGCCGCATGGAAGAACGGATGAAAGCCGTATCTGCCGCCCGGGCCCGCCTGCTAGGTGGGATTCAGGCAGAAATTCCGGAAGTGCGGCTAAACAGTCCGGAAACAGACAGTCTTGGCTGGGATGGTGGTCTTTGCTGTCCTTCTGTGCTGAACGTCTCCTTTCTGGGAACCCGGGGAGAGGTTTTACTCCATTCTCTGGAGCAGGCAGACATCTACGTATCTACGGGCTCGGCCTGTTCCTCTAACAAGAAAGGGCAGAGTCACGTATTGAGAGCTATGGGACTGAAGGACAAGGAAATTGAAGGAGCAATCCGTTTCAGCTTTAGTGAGTTTAATACCATGGAAGAAATAGACTACGTAGTAGAGCAGTTAAAACAAGCGGTGGGCCGATTTAGAAAATTGGGCAGCTTTCGGTAA
- the rny gene encoding ribonuclease Y, with amino-acid sequence MQVLIGLIILAAGLLVGYIVRKTVGEKAIGSAEQKARNLILDAENKSETIKKEITIEAKEEAHKMRNEIEREVRERRAEIQRSEKRLIQKEETLDRKIDNLEKKEEGLTKKEQSLVEKESELDGFIERQVQELERISGYTADEAKSILLSNVEKDIRVEASVMIKEIESKAKEEADKKAKEIITGAIQRCAADHVAESTVSVVALPNDEMKGRIIGREGRNIRAIETLTGIDLIIDDTPEAVILSGFDPVKREIARIALEKLIVDGRIHPARIEEMVEKAEKEVNTTIKEAGEQATFEIGIHNFHPELIKLLGRLKYRTSYGQNVLNHSIEVAHLAGLMASELGLDSKLAKRAGLLHDIGKALDHEVEGTHVDIGIDVLRKYKESEAVINGMAAHHGDYEAKSLEAVLIAAADALSAARPGARRETLESYIKRLQKLEEIATTTPGVDKAYAIQAGREIRIVAKPEEIKDEEVVFLAREISKKIESELEYPGQIKVNVVRETRAIDYAK; translated from the coding sequence ATGCAAGTATTGATTGGATTGATTATCTTAGCCGCAGGGCTATTGGTTGGATATATAGTCAGAAAAACTGTTGGAGAGAAAGCCATAGGGAGTGCCGAACAGAAAGCGAGAAATTTAATTCTTGATGCGGAGAACAAGTCTGAGACCATCAAGAAGGAAATTACTATAGAAGCCAAGGAAGAAGCTCACAAAATGCGAAATGAAATTGAGCGTGAGGTTCGGGAAAGAAGAGCAGAAATCCAGCGATCAGAGAAGAGACTGATTCAAAAAGAAGAGACCTTAGATCGAAAGATTGATAATTTAGAAAAAAAAGAAGAAGGCCTCACCAAGAAAGAGCAGTCTTTAGTTGAAAAAGAAAGTGAGCTAGACGGCTTTATCGAAAGACAGGTGCAGGAATTAGAACGGATTTCCGGTTACACGGCGGATGAAGCAAAATCGATTCTGCTGTCTAACGTTGAAAAGGACATCCGGGTGGAAGCATCTGTGATGATTAAGGAAATTGAGTCGAAGGCGAAGGAAGAAGCGGACAAGAAAGCAAAAGAGATTATTACCGGGGCCATTCAGCGATGTGCAGCTGACCATGTGGCCGAAAGTACGGTCTCCGTTGTCGCTTTGCCAAATGATGAAATGAAAGGCCGAATCATCGGTAGGGAAGGAAGAAATATCCGAGCCATCGAGACCCTGACAGGGATTGATTTAATTATTGATGATACACCGGAAGCCGTTATTTTATCAGGGTTCGACCCGGTAAAGCGTGAAATTGCCAGAATTGCTTTGGAAAAGTTAATCGTCGATGGACGAATTCATCCAGCGCGAATTGAAGAAATGGTAGAAAAAGCGGAAAAGGAAGTGAACACCACCATCAAAGAAGCAGGAGAACAAGCGACCTTTGAGATTGGCATTCATAACTTCCACCCAGAGTTGATTAAGTTGCTGGGACGGTTAAAGTATCGGACCTCTTATGGTCAGAATGTGCTCAACCATTCCATTGAGGTTGCTCACTTGGCAGGCCTCATGGCCAGCGAGCTGGGTCTGGATTCCAAACTGGCCAAACGAGCTGGTTTGCTCCATGACATCGGTAAGGCACTGGATCACGAAGTAGAAGGAACCCATGTAGACATCGGTATTGATGTACTGAGAAAGTATAAGGAGTCCGAAGCTGTCATCAACGGTATGGCGGCCCATCATGGAGACTATGAAGCCAAGAGCCTCGAGGCTGTGCTTATTGCAGCCGCAGACGCCCTTTCAGCAGCAAGACCGGGAGCTAGGCGGGAAACGCTGGAATCCTATATTAAGCGTTTGCAGAAGCTGGAAGAGATTGCTACCACTACGCCGGGAGTGGACAAGGCCTATGCCATTCAAGCAGGTCGTGAGATTCGCATTGTGGCCAAGCCGGAAGAAATCAAAGATGAAGAAGTCGTATTCCTGGCTCGTGAGATCTCCAAGAAGATTGAAAGCGAGTTAGAATATCCGGGACAGATTAAAGTCAATGTGGTTCGGGAGACTAGGGCCATCGATTACGCAAAATAA
- a CDS encoding sigma-70 family RNA polymerase sigma factor, translated as MSYSYTAVRKEDTYDLIQRAKEGDETARELLVSQNTGLVKSLALKYVGVGYELEDLIQIGYLGLLKSIDRFNPSYDVMFSTYAVPMILGEIKRYIRDDGRIKISRQMKLDIRKLKQAREALYYKNGTSPKLSQLAQEMGVPSEQVLEIMEAEDALYNLQSMDDPESLQQYSAEGSQGYQSAEENLVDVICLKNIIGKLEEKERKIIVLRYFRDMTQQQIANLLGISQVQVSRIEKRVLENMRLSCEK; from the coding sequence ATGAGCTATAGTTACACAGCTGTCAGAAAAGAAGATACCTATGATCTAATTCAGCGGGCCAAAGAGGGCGATGAAACAGCACGGGAGCTGTTGGTCTCGCAAAATACCGGTCTGGTCAAGAGCTTGGCTTTAAAATATGTAGGTGTCGGCTATGAATTGGAGGATCTGATTCAAATCGGCTATCTGGGGTTACTGAAATCTATTGACCGCTTTAACCCATCTTACGATGTCATGTTTTCTACATATGCGGTGCCGATGATTTTAGGTGAAATCAAGCGGTATATACGGGATGACGGGCGGATAAAGATTAGCCGGCAGATGAAGCTAGACATAAGAAAGTTAAAACAGGCGCGAGAAGCCCTCTATTATAAGAATGGCACCTCCCCTAAGTTGAGTCAGCTGGCCCAGGAGATGGGCGTGCCATCGGAGCAGGTGCTGGAAATTATGGAAGCGGAAGATGCCCTGTATAATCTGCAGAGCATGGATGATCCGGAAAGTCTCCAGCAATATAGCGCTGAGGGTAGTCAAGGCTATCAATCTGCCGAGGAGAACTTGGTGGATGTCATTTGTTTAAAAAATATCATAGGTAAGCTGGAAGAAAAGGAAAGAAAGATTATTGTGCTCAGGTACTTCCGGGATATGACTCAGCAGCAAATTGCTAATTTGTTAGGAATATCACAAGTTCAAGTCTCACGCATAGAAAAACGGGTGTTGGAAAACATGCGCCTGAGTTGTGAAAAATAG
- a CDS encoding electron transfer flavoprotein subunit beta/FixA family protein produces MAFKIIVCAKQVPDTNEIKINPKTGTLIRDGVPSILNHDDANALEEALKIKDQYPDTYITVITMGPPQAKDLLFECLAKGADEGVLISDRAVGGSDTWATSNTLEAAVKKLGHFDLMFAGRQAIDGDTAQVGPQLAEKLGIPQVTYVEEFNIDANMKDITVKRQMEDGYELIKLQTPCMLTTIKELNDPRYMSMKGIFGQKEIKVWNAADIEVDLATVGLEASPTNVFRSFTPAPKGKGVTIEGDTVNDVAKTLLVNLKGKHVI; encoded by the coding sequence ATGGCATTTAAGATTATCGTATGCGCAAAACAAGTTCCTGATACAAACGAGATTAAGATTAACCCTAAGACAGGAACGCTTATCCGTGATGGCGTACCTAGCATTTTGAATCACGATGATGCAAACGCTTTAGAAGAGGCTTTAAAGATTAAGGATCAGTATCCTGATACTTATATTACTGTTATCACCATGGGCCCTCCGCAGGCAAAAGATTTGCTGTTTGAATGTCTGGCTAAGGGCGCAGATGAAGGCGTTTTAATCTCCGACAGAGCAGTAGGCGGTTCTGACACTTGGGCTACTTCCAACACGTTGGAAGCTGCTGTAAAGAAACTGGGTCACTTTGACCTGATGTTTGCTGGTCGTCAGGCTATCGACGGAGATACAGCTCAGGTAGGACCTCAGTTGGCTGAAAAGCTGGGCATTCCTCAGGTAACTTACGTAGAAGAGTTCAACATCGATGCAAACATGAAGGACATCACAGTGAAGAGACAGATGGAAGACGGTTATGAGCTGATTAAGCTTCAGACTCCTTGCATGCTGACTACCATCAAAGAACTGAACGATCCAAGATACATGTCCATGAAGGGTATCTTTGGACAGAAGGAGATCAAGGTTTGGAATGCAGCAGATATCGAAGTAGATCTGGCTACAGTAGGCTTGGAAGCTTCTCCTACAAACGTATTCCGTTCATTTACACCGGCTCCAAAGGGCAAGGGTGTAACAATTGAAGGGGACACGGTAAATGATGTTGCAAAGACACTTTTAGTAAATCTAAAAGGTAAGCACGTAATCTAA